A stretch of the Lactuca sativa cultivar Salinas chromosome 9, Lsat_Salinas_v11, whole genome shotgun sequence genome encodes the following:
- the LOC111878690 gene encoding protein cornichon homolog 1, translated as MAWEVILWIIFFIINMVLIASNLYQIVCLSDLESDYMNPYESSSRINAVVVPEMVLHGVCSVLLLVTGYWFMFLLTLPITIYNSMLYMNRQHLIDVTEVFRYVDAEKKYRIAKLAVYLFLFILVVIRSMIAGKFSTILEPFHPTNEDLDILSHVLEF; from the exons ATGGCATGGGAAGTAATTTTGTGGATCATCTTCTTTATCATCAACATGGTCCTTATCGCCTCTAATCTCTATCAG ATTGTATGTCTATCGGATTTGGAGTCTGATTACATGAACCCATATGAATCATCATCTCGCATTAATGCTGTGGTAGTCCCTGAAatggtgctccatggtgtatgttCTGTTCTTCTTCTTGTGACAGGCTATTGGTTCATGTTCCTTCTTACACTTCCAATAACTATCTATAATTCCATGTT ATACATGAACAGACAACATCTTATAGATGTAACTGAAGTCTTCAGATACGTTGATGCTGAAAAGAAGTATCGGATTGCCAAGCTGGCAGTATACTTATTTCTCTTTATCCTAGTTGTCATCAG ATCTATGATTGCTGGAAAGTTCTCCACCATCTTAGAACCATTCCATCCTACTAATGAAGATCTTGACATCCTTTCTCATGTTCTAGAGTTTTAG